The Stappia sp. genome window below encodes:
- a CDS encoding methyl-accepting chemotaxis protein: protein MLSIRNASLVFTGGTAVVVVIATVIALVGELRRLEASRTAGDAVTALSYLNKATIEISLERSLAQVGLALPTAFPKAFNDMLLAQRDKSNALFASLDAHLDAVDLPGEAEFRNRVSELRDRLAEIRRDIDPNLAVAAANREAAIGARIDALKETIAGMNTLGGLVRPPAHLTPAAVIANDLLMQRAWIIREYGGRERTYFAIATALGAPVASENLVEMHESHGRVLQSWGLTQSLADNTDLVPEVAAALETMRARYFDSYLALRARLYEAAGTGAYPISFDDYFARSTEALDSAVDLVIAAGAANIALARQMRSEALTNLLTILAVSGLALAVTGFAVHYFMRRVAARIVGATAAMTRLANGETDIDVAALDGRDEVGDMARALAVFRDNAVARTALEHQSETDRDKELRRQDRIEGLVQRFRDTTRRVESALSSETATMAETSSRLAQESGAAADQARAADGASTEALTEIRSIGDMAGSVASAIEEITEQTRVTRTQVDTARDVAERASADVGTLARSAERIGDVLALIRSVADQTNLLALNATIEAARAGEAGKGFAVVAAEVKELADQTSRATDEIAAQIGEMQAATSDTVQAMETIGENVQGIAERMQALASALEVQDEATRGIAGAIDRAIEKSNTVAGSLTGLARAVDTANAEAGRVRHVSDSVSDVASELSRAVEEFATGVASDVAERRAETRIAASDPVTVGVGGHRLRARLVDICRSGIKIAFSEDLVDVALLDREVTVEWADGRRARGTVVWNSTRQAGLRARDDLSDLVRQYETAGARPQLRAAGG, encoded by the coding sequence ATGCTTTCGATCCGCAATGCCAGTCTGGTGTTCACCGGCGGCACCGCCGTCGTCGTCGTGATCGCGACCGTCATTGCGCTCGTCGGGGAGTTGCGGCGCCTTGAGGCCAGCCGGACCGCAGGTGATGCGGTGACCGCCCTGTCCTATCTGAACAAGGCGACCATCGAGATCTCGCTGGAACGCTCGCTCGCCCAGGTCGGGCTGGCCCTGCCGACCGCCTTTCCCAAGGCCTTCAACGACATGCTGCTGGCCCAGCGCGACAAGTCCAACGCCCTCTTCGCCTCCCTCGACGCCCATCTCGACGCGGTCGACCTGCCCGGCGAGGCGGAGTTTCGCAACCGGGTTTCGGAGCTGCGCGACCGGCTGGCCGAGATCCGCCGCGACATCGATCCCAATCTCGCCGTCGCCGCCGCGAACCGCGAAGCGGCCATCGGCGCCCGCATTGACGCACTGAAGGAGACCATCGCCGGGATGAACACCCTCGGCGGTCTGGTACGACCGCCCGCGCATCTGACGCCCGCCGCCGTGATCGCCAACGATCTCCTGATGCAACGCGCCTGGATCATCCGCGAATACGGCGGGCGCGAGCGGACCTATTTCGCCATCGCCACCGCGCTCGGCGCGCCGGTGGCGTCGGAGAACCTCGTGGAAATGCACGAGTCGCACGGCCGCGTGCTTCAGTCCTGGGGCCTGACTCAGAGCCTTGCGGACAACACCGACCTCGTTCCGGAGGTCGCCGCCGCGTTGGAGACCATGCGCGCGCGCTACTTCGACAGCTATCTCGCCCTGCGCGCGCGCCTTTACGAGGCGGCCGGCACGGGAGCCTATCCGATCTCCTTCGACGACTATTTCGCCCGCTCCACCGAGGCGCTCGATTCCGCCGTCGATCTGGTCATCGCGGCCGGCGCCGCCAACATCGCGCTCGCCCGACAGATGCGCTCAGAAGCCCTGACCAACCTGCTGACCATCCTCGCCGTTTCGGGCCTGGCGCTCGCCGTGACGGGGTTCGCCGTCCATTACTTCATGAGGCGCGTCGCCGCGCGCATCGTCGGGGCCACAGCCGCCATGACGCGGCTCGCCAACGGCGAGACCGACATCGACGTCGCCGCGCTCGACGGCCGCGACGAGGTGGGCGACATGGCCCGCGCGCTCGCCGTCTTCCGCGACAACGCCGTGGCACGCACCGCGCTGGAGCACCAGAGCGAGACGGACCGGGACAAGGAGCTTCGCCGCCAGGACCGGATCGAAGGCCTGGTGCAGCGCTTCCGCGACACCACCCGGCGGGTGGAAAGCGCTCTGTCGAGCGAGACCGCCACCATGGCGGAAACCAGCTCGCGCCTCGCGCAGGAAAGCGGCGCGGCGGCGGATCAGGCCCGCGCCGCCGACGGCGCGTCGACCGAGGCGCTGACCGAGATCCGCTCGATCGGCGACATGGCCGGCTCGGTCGCCAGCGCCATCGAGGAGATCACCGAACAGACCCGGGTGACGCGCACGCAGGTCGACACCGCGCGCGATGTCGCCGAACGCGCCTCCGCCGACGTCGGCACACTGGCGCGCTCGGCCGAGCGCATCGGCGACGTTCTGGCGCTCATCCGCTCCGTCGCCGACCAGACCAATCTGCTGGCGCTCAACGCGACCATCGAGGCCGCGCGGGCCGGCGAGGCCGGCAAGGGCTTCGCCGTCGTCGCGGCGGAAGTGAAGGAACTGGCCGACCAGACGTCCCGGGCCACCGACGAGATCGCCGCCCAGATCGGCGAAATGCAGGCCGCGACCAGCGACACGGTGCAGGCGATGGAAACCATCGGCGAGAACGTTCAGGGCATCGCGGAACGCATGCAGGCGCTGGCCAGCGCGCTGGAGGTGCAGGACGAGGCGACGCGCGGCATCGCCGGAGCCATCGACCGGGCCATCGAGAAGTCGAACACCGTCGCCGGCAGCCTGACGGGTCTCGCCCGTGCCGTCGATACGGCGAACGCGGAGGCCGGCCGCGTGCGCCACGTCTCCGACAGCGTTTCGGACGTCGCCTCGGAACTGTCGCGCGCGGTTGAGGAGTTCGCCACCGGCGTGGCGAGCGACGTGGCCGAGCGCCGCGCCGAAACGCGCATCGCGGCCAGCGATCCGGTGACCGTCGGCGTCGGCGGACACAGGCTCCGCGCGCGTCTGGTCGATATCTGCCGCAGCGGCATCAAGATCGCGTTCAGCGAAGACCTTGTAGATGTCGCGCTGCTCGACCGGGAGGTCACTGTCGAGTGGGCCGACGGCCGCCGGGCGCGCGGCACCGTGGTCTGGAACTCGACGCGGCAGGCGGGCCTGCGGGCGCGCGACGACCTTTCCGATCTCGTGCGGCAGTACGAGACGGCGGGCGCCCGGCCCCAGCTGCGCGCCGCCGGCGGCTGA
- a CDS encoding diacylglycerol kinase — MLRLVHAFFNSLSGLKFGLAREAALREEMILILLSLPLAPLLTLDPWRLIALWGSLLLVLAIELLNTGIEKLADRVTRDDDDLVKVAKDCGSAAVLMGLIIAASVWGVVAWERFAG; from the coding sequence ATGCTGCGCCTCGTCCATGCCTTTTTCAATTCGCTGTCCGGGCTGAAGTTCGGCCTCGCCCGGGAGGCCGCCTTGCGCGAGGAGATGATCCTGATCCTGCTGTCGCTGCCGCTGGCGCCGCTGCTCACGCTCGATCCCTGGCGGCTGATCGCGCTCTGGGGCTCGCTGCTGCTGGTGCTTGCCATCGAGCTGCTCAACACCGGGATCGAAAAGCTCGCCGACCGGGTCACCCGCGACGACGACGATCTCGTCAAGGTCGCCAAGGATTGCGGGTCGGCGGCGGTGCTGATGGGGCTGATCATCGCCGCGTCGGTGTGGGGCGTCGTCGCCTGGGAGCGGTTTGCCGGCTGA